In the genome of Gammaproteobacteria bacterium, the window CCGTCTTCCAACAGAAAGGTGCGGCTGTCCGGATCGTACTCGACCCAGGGCAGCAGATCGGTGAACGACGGCGGGCGATCGTACAAGCGCTTGACTGCCGCCGTGGTCAGAGGCGCTTCCGTCGGATCGTGTGCCTTCTTCGCTGAATGGTTCGCTTTAGACTTCGCCACGTTTATTTCCGCTGCAGGTTGGCCGGCACTTCGCCGGGCAGCGCGTACTCGACCCGCTCATACATCGGAAAGGTCGTGACATAACCGGGCACCGGCACCTGCTCGTCGCCAGCCAAGTGTGGAAACACATACATCACCAGGCTCGGATTCGGCAGCCGGGGAAAGGTGGCGTCGATCTCGTTGTGGGCCTCGCGCGCGTAGCCATGGAGCGAACCTTCGCCGTCAATGACGGGGCGAGTTCCCAACGCCTCGCGCACCGCCATGGGATCGCGCGCGCCCATCTCCTGGATGTGTTGCTCGTAGATCGTTTTCATCGGCGGGCCGTCCTGGGGCAATACGGCCTCCTTGGTGCTGGCGCAGCCGCCCAGCACGAAACTAGTCAAGCCGAGCGCGGTGATAAGGATCGATGGCTTTCGCATGATCGAGTTTCCTGCCTTTGAGATCGAGATCGATGGGGAGCTCAACGTCGACGTGGATGGCGATGCGGGCGCCAGCCGGCACGAACACGGCGTCGAAGCTCTGTGACTGACGTTCCATGAGCCACTTGGCGACCTCGTCGCTGCCGCCGGCGATGGTCTTGCCGAGCACATATTTGGCAGCATCGCCGGTGACATTGTTGCTCGCCGCGCCGCTCTCGCTGACTACGGTGGTCGTCTCGGCCGCGGCCGCCGCATCGGCCGCCGCCTGGATGGCCATCACGCCGATGCGCTGGGTGAGAAACGCGGGGGCGTTGGTCTTGCGTTCACCGCTGATGCAGGGGATGCCCTGCTGATCCGAGATCCAGCCCAAGGGCCGCTTGTTGCCGCCGGACTGGCCACCGCGGTCATCGCTGGAGATCGTGCGGATGGTGCCGTCGTCGAACACGAAGGTCACCGAGTCGAGCCGGCCGGTGACGCAAGACAGGGTCCAGTCGCCGATGGCAGTACCGCTCCATACCATACCCTGCACGCCGGGCACGCTGAGACCGTTGGCAGCGAGGTTGTCGGCCCCGGTGATCACCTTGAACGGCATGGGATCACGCACCTGGCCCTGTATCGGTACCCGACCGACCAAGGCCGTCATGGCCGTCGACCCGATGAGCGTGGCATTGCGCGGCACGGTGTAGACGGGACGCACCGTCTCCAACTCACGGGCGATATTGCCTGTCTGCTCGCGGGCGGTACTCAGCGCACCACCGGTGGACTGGCGCACCTGGTGCAACAACCCGGTTCCTTTCGCGCCACTTGTGTCTTCAGCCATGGCATCCAGCGGTTCGATCCAGACCAGGCCGGCGGGCGGCACCCCTGCCCCGCCACCGTCGAAACCCAGTCCGACCGGGATATCGCCGGCGCCCTTTGTCGACTTCCCCTGCGATAGCGAATGTGACAAGGCATCCACCCGTGCCGTCAGCGACGACAGCACACTGGCATCCAATCGATCCTGCGTGGCCTTGTCATTCTCACGCGACAAGAGTTCGCGTTTGACGCGCGTAGCCACGTTCTCCTCGATCTGCGTGCGACTGCTCAGCAGACGTTGGTTCTCATTACGCAGTGTCGCGTTGTCCTGCCGCAAGGCTTTGACCTCGGCGGTCATCGCCGCGACGTTCGCGGTCAGGGTCTTGATGGTGTCGGCGGGCGTGTCCGCGTCCGGCACCGGCGCCTGCGGCACGGCGTCCATCACGACCTGGTCATCCGTGCCGTTCGAGCAGGACTTGAGGATGACGAACACCAGCATGAGTACCATGACGCCAGCGATGAGGGGTAACAGTCGATTGCTGGTTGCGATGGCCATGGGCTTACCTTGCGGCCTCGAACGGCCGTGCCGAAATCAGGTACACCGCCGTGGTATCCGCTTCGTTGCCGGCCGCCAGCAGGCGGTTATGCTGAAAGGTCGCCGTCAGCCAGGTACCGCGCAGGTTGCGCGGATCCAGTGTCTGCGGCTGATCGGTACGGTTGACCAGTTTGACGGCGGTGACATACAGCGCCCCGGCCCGCCAGGCCACCAAGGGTGTTGCACTGATCGCGCCGCCGTATATCAAGCTGACGGGCTCCTGCATCACCGGCACACGGACGATGCCCGGCCTGTCCTCGATGAGACGTGCGGGTGCATAGAGTTGTTGCGCCGCGAACCGGGTGAGTGCAACGAAGCTGTATTGCACCGTTGTGTTGTGACTCGCAAGGGATGAATCCGTCGTCTCGGCGTGACCCTCACCGTTCGTCTTCACGTACACCTGCACGGGATGCGTCTGGCCGCCCTCTTGAGACGCGGACACGTCGAAGAGAAACATCTGGCCACCGTCGATGTTCTGTG includes:
- a CDS encoding TIGR03751 family conjugal transfer lipoprotein, giving the protein MRKPSILITALGLTSFVLGGCASTKEAVLPQDGPPMKTIYEQHIQEMGARDPMAVREALGTRPVIDGEGSLHGYAREAHNEIDATFPRLPNPSLVMYVFPHLAGDEQVPVPGYVTTFPMYERVEYALPGEVPANLQRK
- a CDS encoding TIGR03752 family integrating conjugative element protein, encoding MAIATSNRLLPLIAGVMVLMLVFVILKSCSNGTDDQVVMDAVPQAPVPDADTPADTIKTLTANVAAMTAEVKALRQDNATLRNENQRLLSSRTQIEENVATRVKRELLSRENDKATQDRLDASVLSSLTARVDALSHSLSQGKSTKGAGDIPVGLGFDGGGAGVPPAGLVWIEPLDAMAEDTSGAKGTGLLHQVRQSTGGALSTAREQTGNIARELETVRPVYTVPRNATLIGSTAMTALVGRVPIQGQVRDPMPFKVITGADNLAANGLSVPGVQGMVWSGTAIGDWTLSCVTGRLDSVTFVFDDGTIRTISSDDRGGQSGGNKRPLGWISDQQGIPCISGERKTNAPAFLTQRIGVMAIQAAADAAAAAETTTVVSESGAASNNVTGDAAKYVLGKTIAGGSDEVAKWLMERQSQSFDAVFVPAGARIAIHVDVELPIDLDLKGRKLDHAKAIDPYHRARLD
- a CDS encoding TIGR03749 family integrating conjugative element protein, whose amino-acid sequence is MMQSMVHAEPEITERIEWNKTPIQLDLKVGHERLVHLPGTAKVGVPASLQPVLRTQSINGTVYLLASAPFDATRVMAQNIDGGQMFLFDVSASQEGGQTHPVQVYVKTNGEGHAETTDSSLASHNTTVQYSFVALTRFAAQQLYAPARLIEDRPGIVRVPVMQEPVSLIYGGAISATPLVAWRAGALYVTAVKLVNRTDQPQTLDPRNLRGTWLTATFQHNRLLAAGNEADTTAVYLISARPFEAAR